Proteins from one Mucilaginibacter jinjuensis genomic window:
- a CDS encoding C40 family peptidase has protein sequence MKLNCWLYILVIGILSCNDPDNASATADTNTSIDSIHHQTSQPATTISTGKTQPAELISFAESLIGTPYQYGSSNPQQGLDCSGFVTYVFTHFGITVPRSSVDFTNVQREIDIADAKPGDLILFTGTDSTIRTVGHMGIIVSNINNDIAFIHSTSGKAYGVTETTLKPHYLGRYVKTIRIFPQNDR, from the coding sequence ATGAAACTCAATTGCTGGCTTTATATTTTAGTCATCGGTATTTTATCCTGTAATGATCCGGATAATGCCTCGGCAACAGCCGATACTAACACCTCTATCGACAGCATTCATCACCAAACATCGCAGCCTGCAACTACTATTTCTACCGGAAAAACTCAACCTGCCGAATTAATCAGTTTTGCAGAATCCCTCATCGGCACACCTTACCAATATGGATCGAGTAACCCGCAACAGGGCTTGGATTGCTCGGGCTTTGTTACTTATGTGTTTACGCATTTCGGCATTACAGTGCCCCGAAGCTCTGTTGATTTTACCAATGTGCAACGGGAAATAGACATTGCAGATGCCAAGCCCGGCGACCTCATTTTGTTTACCGGTACTGATAGCACCATCCGCACGGTTGGGCACATGGGTATTATTGTATCGAATATTAATAATGATATTGCCTTTATTCACTCTACATCGGGCAAGGCTTATGGTGTTACCGAAACTACATTGAAACCGCATTACCTGGGGCGATACGTGAAAACCATCCGCATTTTTCCGCAGAATGACCGGTAG
- a CDS encoding DoxX family protein, which translates to MNTVQKVEHWGDLHHAKWLDAVRMLLGLLILCKGISFISQTNIQQDWVLQNNAFGFSGLMAMVVIHVVAFVHIVGGALIIMGLVTRFAVVIQIPILLGAIFFVNATHGLTFLNSELWLSILVFLLLVMFWVIGSGPFSVDNYMKTHSPGYKGGVNSAS; encoded by the coding sequence ATGAATACCGTTCAAAAAGTTGAACACTGGGGCGACCTGCACCATGCCAAATGGCTGGATGCAGTACGTATGCTGCTGGGCTTGCTTATTTTGTGCAAAGGCATTTCTTTTATAAGCCAAACCAACATACAGCAAGACTGGGTTTTACAAAACAATGCATTCGGCTTTTCGGGGCTCATGGCTATGGTTGTAATACATGTGGTGGCATTTGTGCACATTGTAGGCGGTGCCTTAATTATAATGGGCTTGGTTACCCGCTTTGCCGTGGTTATACAGATCCCCATTTTACTGGGTGCTATATTTTTTGTGAATGCAACCCATGGGCTCACTTTCCTCAACTCAGAACTCTGGCTGTCCATATTGGTTTTTCTGCTGTTGGTTATGTTTTGGGTAATAGGCTCGGGTCCGTTTTCTGTCGATAATTATATGAAAACACATAGCCCCGGTTATAAAGGCGGCGTAAATAGCGCATCATAA
- a CDS encoding alpha/beta hydrolase-fold protein, whose protein sequence is MRRAVLAIIFLFICTTLLAQINDSLITIGKKYSVYSKILKEKRTYTVYLPPSYQRNPSKKYFVAYVLDGGRNKFLEVTGIAQSMNSIPDLKMQIPELIIVSIENTDRTRDFTPTHSLNYLDAENIAAFSTSGGADAFMQFIKKELMPQIDSSYRTLPKNLIIGHSLGGLFAINCLLESPGLFNYYLLIDPSWFWDHNYIGKRTREVLKTKTDLEGRVYIALANNMQEDKRHYQWGNEFYALLKNSTFSKLDVKLRYFEDEKHLTVPVPATYYGLRYIFDGFELDINEVCKNPDLINKHDLEMSQKMGVEIKSDESFVNTLGYIALHDRNIPDVAIAIFEINTKNYPSSVNVWDSLADAYLVKGLKGKAKSCYEKILSLQPDNIDAKRNLERIK, encoded by the coding sequence ATGAGACGTGCAGTACTTGCAATTATATTTTTATTTATATGTACAACGCTGCTTGCGCAAATAAATGATAGTTTAATAACTATTGGCAAAAAGTACTCGGTCTATTCCAAAATATTAAAAGAGAAGAGAACTTATACTGTCTATCTACCGCCTTCATATCAAAGAAACCCCAGCAAAAAGTATTTTGTAGCTTACGTCTTAGATGGAGGGAGAAACAAATTTCTTGAAGTAACCGGAATAGCCCAGTCAATGAATTCTATACCGGATTTAAAAATGCAAATTCCCGAATTGATCATCGTATCAATAGAAAATACAGACAGAACAAGAGACTTTACGCCTACACATTCCCTGAATTATTTAGATGCAGAAAATATCGCTGCTTTTAGCACTAGCGGCGGAGCTGATGCATTTATGCAATTCATTAAAAAAGAACTGATGCCCCAGATAGATAGCTCCTACAGAACCTTACCTAAAAACTTAATCATTGGACATTCATTAGGTGGCTTGTTCGCTATCAATTGCCTATTAGAGTCGCCTGGATTGTTTAATTATTATCTCCTTATAGATCCTTCATGGTTTTGGGACCATAACTATATTGGAAAAAGGACCAGAGAGGTTTTAAAAACAAAAACTGATCTGGAAGGACGTGTTTATATCGCCTTAGCCAACAACATGCAGGAAGATAAGAGGCATTATCAATGGGGAAATGAATTTTATGCATTGCTAAAAAACAGTACATTTTCCAAGTTAGACGTAAAGCTGCGATATTTTGAAGATGAAAAACACCTGACAGTTCCGGTGCCGGCAACTTATTATGGACTTCGTTACATTTTTGATGGTTTTGAATTGGATATAAATGAAGTATGTAAGAACCCCGATTTGATCAATAAACATGATCTTGAAATGTCCCAAAAAATGGGCGTAGAGATTAAATCAGACGAAAGTTTTGTAAATACGCTTGGCTATATAGCCCTACATGATAGGAATATCCCTGATGTTGCCATTGCGATCTTTGAAATAAATACCAAAAACTATCCCTCTTCAGTGAATGTTTGGGACAGTTTAGCCGATGCCTATCTGGTAAAAGGCTTAAAAGGAAAGGCTAAATCATGCTACGAAAAAATATTATCACTTCAACCTGATAATATTGATGCTAAAAGAAATCTGGAAAGAATTAAATAA